The Methanosarcina barkeri MS DNA window ATGAGCCGTCTGGCAGGTAAAAAACGTTTTGATCTTTCAGCTCTTCCAGTTAAGAAACAGCTTGATATGCATGTGGATGCAGATGAATTCTTTTTTTTGACAGAAAAAGAACGGTATCAGTCGATGCTCCTGCTGCGAGATCTTCCTGACCCCAAAGAGACTTCCTTTCTCAAAAAGGAAAATTCAATTGTAGAGTCCGTGGCCGCAGCTATGGATACATCTATGTGTGAAAATAAGGTGAGTCCTCGGAAAGGCAAGATAACAAAATTAGATAAAGACGCTTCTTTTGAGGAACTTAAAGATGCTGCTGAGGATATTCCCAACAAACTTTGGGCTATCAATAATGGCATCAGAAAGATCACAGGCAAAACACCACATATACCAGATATCACTGGTGATGAAATTGAGACATTTGCCAGGCTTGAATATGGACGACTGTGCCGCAATAAAAGACTTCGACAATTATCAGACAGTAGTGAGGGTAAAACCTTCAATAATTCTATGTTACAATCTAAGAATTATGATCAACTTGAAGAAAAAGAAAAAGATAGGTTTCGGGAATTGGTCTACACAATTCCTCCAATACTCAAAAAGGCTGGATATGAAATCTACCGCATGAAAAATGTTGAGGAAATTAGCGATCCAGAAATTATTAATCGTCTTGCCAGGGATCTTCATGAAAAATATGTTCAAGAGAGACAGCTTAAAGGAGAAAACCGTGAAACGAACCCGTCCTTAGTTAAATTTGAAGATCTGCCAGAAGATATCAAGGAGGCTAATTTTGACAATATAAAAAAGATTCCTGAAAAACTCAGTTGGATTCACTACAGTACTCGACGCATTCAACAGGATGAAGAGCAAAGAGAATTAACTCTAACAGAAAAAGAGATTGAAACAATGGCAAAAAGAGAACATGACCGCTGGGTCTGGCAAAAGATCATGCAGGGATGGACCTATAAAGAAGGCAAAAAGGACTTTGTTAATAAAACTAGCCCATTTATTGTTCCGTGGAACAAGCTTCCACCTGATACTCGAATTAATGACTTTAATGCCGTTCGCCTTATTCCAAAACTGCTCAAAGAGGCTGGATACAAAGCCTACAAGTCTGATTCCGAGAAAAGCGATTGAAACATGTTTATCTCCTGAGCCATAATACGAGAATACAAAAGTACAACGAAATATAAATACAATACAAAAGTACAATAATACATGGGAAAAAGTCATACAGAGATAAAAGGGCTAAAAATCCGGAAAATGAGGCGCGATGAAGCCGAATTTGCTATCCAAATGGCAACCGGCGAAGGATGGAACCCTGGCATCCATGACGGGGAAATTTTTTATGAAACTGACCCTGAAGGTTTTTTTATTGCAGAAGTTGAAGGAGATCCCATAGGCTGTGCCTCTGCTGTCGCATATGACGATTTCTTTAGTTTTTTTGGTCTCTATGTGGTTAAACCCGAATTCAGGGAAAAAGGAATTGGGACGAAATTAACTGAAAAATCCCTGGAACATCTGGAAAACAGGAATATAGGACTTGATGGAGTATTGGAAAACGAAAAGAAGTACCAGGAGTTTATGAAGTTCAAGTCCTTTTACAGCAACCTGCGTTTTGAAGGAATTGGAGGAGGAAAAGTTCTGGATGGGCTTGTGAAAATCTCAGACGTCTCATTTAAAAGCCTGCTTGAGTACGACAGGGAAATGTTTCCGGCTCCAAGGTCTACTTTTCTGGAAAAATGGATTAAACAACCTGATTCTTACGCCTTTGCAGCCGTTGAATCAGGAAAGCTGAAAGGATACGGCGTTATAAGGAAGTGCCAGAGCGGATACAAAATAGGCCCTCTTTTTGCCGATGACACGATAACGGCAGAAGAAATATTTCTGGCTCTCAAGGCCTCTGTTCCGGAAGAAGTCATATATCTTGATGTTCCGGAACCAAACAAAAAAGCAATGGAAATTGCAAATAAATATGGAATGACTGTAATGTTCAAAACTATCCGGATGTACAGCCGGGAAGAGCCTGATATAAACCTTGAAAAGGTTTACGGGGTCACAACTTTCGAGCTTGGGTGAAGGCAAAAAAACCAAATTAGAAATCAAAGTTACGCTGGCGCAAAATTCCGTTAAGGAAGACGATAACCCTAAGCAATTTAGTTTGAGCGGAAGTTAACAACCGAAAAATGGAACTGATAAATCATATTATCATCAACGGTTACCGGGGAAGTTTTCCATCCCCGCAGCAAGCTAGCGGGGTATTCGACTTAATAAGATGCATATAACAAAGAACTTATTTCAACAAGTTAATTGAAAGAAGTCAGTAAAACTAATTTATTTAGATGATCCTATCTTAAAACTCCTTTAAGAGCTTATTTCAAAATTCCCTTTTCAGAATTATTAGTAAACATCACAATTGATTTTCAATATTGCCGATAAGTTTTAGTGGAGTAATTTATTTAATTATTTATGAATTTCTCAGCAATATCTAGTATCCAGAATTTAAATCTGTATTCGACAATATCTCAAATAATTGTTAAATTGGGTGGATGGATTGCAATAACTGTGCTTGTTATTAAATACAGTGGAGACAGAATTGCTAATAAATTAGAAATAAAATGGAAAGCGGAAGAAAAGGAAAAGTTAGAAAAAATGGTTATTGAATTAACAGCAAAAGAAAATATAAAGTTAGAAAAGCTAAGTTCTGAAATTAGTCGTGAACACTCAATATTCAAATCGATACTCGAATCTTATTCTTCAGTCTACCAAGTTTCTCAAGAAAGAAGAATCATTGCTATGAGAAATTATGGTAAAATATGTTAAAACAAAGAAATTTAATTGCATACGTAGAAACCATATATGTTTTTCCTTTTCCTGAATCCGGTCCTCAACAGCTACATGAAAACCATAAATTAGAACCTGTAAATCGTGATAATCTTAAACCAATTTTTAATAGTGTGCTAGAATGTAGACAATTTCTTGGGGAATATCTATGGAGCTTGTATAATTCAGCATACATATTTACTTTCCGTATTATACGCAGCTTTAATGAAGGTCTCAAAAACAGAAAGATGGTAAACTGGCATAATGATGAGTATTTAATGGAAATGTTAAGTAAAGTTTTTACTTCTCGAGAAGTAATTCCTAATTCTGTTATTGAAACCAGATAATTATTAGAACAAAAAATACTAGCTGAGATGCTAAAAGTTACTTCTGGTGACTTAATAGCAGAAAGAAACTTGTCAAAAGCGAAAGAAATTCAAGAAGCTATAAGTAGTAAATAAAGAAAACACATGACATTAAATGTGTAATATTAAATCAAGTTAATGAAAACTCCCTATAGGGATACAAATCTCTGCAGTCATTTTGAAAATAAGTTCCGATTTCATGAAATTCAAGCTCAAACCTCACATCCAATAAACAATTAATACAACCTTTACAATTATTCTCTTCATGTCCCCCAAAGCCGGATGGCAATTCTGGATAGACCGCGGAGGCACGTTTACTGATATCGTAGCCCGCAGCCCTGATGGAAAACTGATTACTCACAAGCTTCTTTCCGACGATCCGTGTCACTATAAAGATGCAGCTATGCACGGCATCCGGCAGATTCTCGGGCTGCCCGGAAACGCACCTCTACCTGCTGAAATCATAGAATCCGTGAAAATGGGAACAACAGTCGGCACAAATGCTCTTCTAGAGCGGAAAGGGGAACGAACTGTACTTGTTATAAATAGAGGGTTCGGGGATGCTTTAAGAATCGGATACCAGAACCGCCCGGATATTTTTGCTCAGAAGATCGAACTTCCGGAACAGCTTTATGAAAAGGTTATCGAGGTTTCCGGAAGGGTCGGAGCCGATGGAAAAGAGCTTGTGCCTCTTGACCTTGAAAACGCAAAAAAAGCACTTGAAGCAGCTTTCAAAGCCGGGATTCGCTCGGCTGCAATCGTACTTATGCATGCGTACAGGTATCCTGAGCATGAACTCAAACTTGGCAGACTTGCCAGAAAAATCGGTTTTACGCAGGTGTCTCTTTCCCATCAGGCAAGCCCGTTAATTAAACTCGTAAGCAGGGGGGAAACAACCGTAGTGGATGCATATCTCTCTCCTGTGCTCCGCAGGTACGTTAATATGGTACAGGAATCCCTCGAGGAAGAAAGGAAAGGGAAAGAAAGCGGGGATGAAATCGAAAAAGAAAACGGAGATAGGACAAAAAAAGATAGCGACGATGGGTCAGAAAGAAAAATTGGAGATGGGACAGAAAAAGATAGCAGAGAATATAGCGGGGACGGAAAAGAGAACGAAGCTAAAAGAAGTCCCAGGCTTATGTTCATGCAGTCCAGCGGAGGACTTACGGACGCGGAAACTTTTCAGGGCAAGGACTGTATTCTGTCAGGTCCTGCCGGTGGGATCGTTGGAGCAGTTGCAACTTCGGAAATGGCAGGGGCAAGAAAAATAATCACTTTCGATATGGGAGGCACATCTACTGATGTAGCCCAGTACAGCGGGGAATATGAGCGAAGCCTTGAAACCGAGATTGCAGGAGTACGCCTGCGTTCGCCTATGATGCGTATCCATACGGTTGCAGCAGGCGGAGGTTCCATACTTCATTATGAGGGAGGCAGGTTCAGAGTAGGTCCGGATTCGGCTGGTTCGGACCCTGGGCCGGCATGTTACCGAAAAGGAGGACCTCTTACGGTTACTGACTGCAATGTCATGCTTGGAAAACTACAGCCTGGGTTTTTCCCCAGAATCTTTGGGCCCAATGCTGACCAGCCCCTTGACTCCGAACTTGTACGCAGGAAATTCGAAGAGCTTGCAGAGAAGGTTTCAGACAAAGATAAAACCGAAGGCAAAACCGAAGGCAATATCTGGACACCTGAGCAGGTAGCCGAAGGCTTCCTTTCGGTTGCGGTCGAGAATATGGCAAATGCTATCAAGAAAATCTCTGTCCAGAGAGGATACAACATAAAAGAATATACCCTCTGCTGCTTCGGAGGAGCTGCTGCTCAGCACGCCTGCAGGGTTGCAGACAGCCTTGGGATCAAAAGCATTTTCATTCATCCGTTTGCAGGTGTGCTTTCGGCATATGGCATGGGACTTGCAGATCAGAGGCTTATTAAAGAGCGCTATATAGGCAGCGAGCTCTCGGACATGCTGGTAGAGAGTTTGAAAACAGTGTTTTCCGGGCTTGAGCATGAAGGTCGCCTGCTCATGCTCGAACAGGGCGTGCAGGAAGCCAAAATTACTGCACTTTATAAGGTACATATACGTTATGCAGGTTCGGATACGCAGCTTGTTATTGATTTTGCGGATACGGCTAGTCTCCGGAAGGGTTTTGAGGAAGCCCACAGGAAGCGCTTCGGGTTTGTAATGGAAGGCAAAGCCATGGTTGTTGAAGCAGTTTCCGTAGAGACCATCGGAATCAATGAGAGGGTTCTGGACCCTGTGCTGGAAAAGGAAGAGAATCCTGTTTTCTCTCCTGTCGTTGCAGTGCGAATGTACAGTAATGGCAAGTTTCATGATACCCCTGTTTTTCAGAGGGATGAGCTCAAGCCCGGAACCCATGTAAGCGGCCCGGCGGTGCTCATAGAAAAAAACACAACCATTGTGCTCGAACCCGGCTGGGAAGGCACGATTACTGAACGCAACCACCTTTTCCTTAAAAGGAAAATTCCGCTCTCGGTCCGTGCAGCTATAGGAACTAATGTTGATCCTGTAATGCTCGAGATTTTCAATAACAGATTCATGTCAGTTGCCGAACAGATGGGTTTTACTCTGCAGAACACAGCTCATTCGGTAAACATAAAGGAGAGACTGGATTTTTCTTGTGCACTTTTTGACAGTCAGGGGAACCTGGTAGCAAATGCTCCCCATATCCCTGTGCATCTGGGTTCAATGGGAGAATGCGTAAAAGCACTTATCCGGACGCAGTTGCAGGAGATGCATGCCGGAGATGTATATTTGATCAATTCCCCTTACCACGGAGGAACCCATCTCCCTGATATCACGGTTGTTACTCCAATGTTTGGAAACTCCGGGGAAATTTTATTCTATCTGGCTTCAAGAGGTCATCATGCCGATGTTGGAGGGATCAGCCCAGGGTCTATGCCTCCGAACAGCAGGACAATTGCTGAAGAAGGGGTATTGAGCAAGGGCATGAAAATCGTAGAACAGGGCCATTTCTGTGAAGAAAGGCTAAAGGCATGGCTGGACTCGGGAAAATACCCTGCAAGAAACCCTGACCAGAACCTTGCGGACATCCGAGCACAGGTCGCAGCAAATGAAAAAGGCTTATCCGAACTGCACAGGATGGTTGAAGAATTTTCCCTTGAAACGGTTGAAGCTTACATGGGACATGTGCAGGACAATGCCGAGGAAGAGGTCAGAAGGGTTATTGACAGGCTTAAAGACGGGGAATTTACTTATGCACTCGATGATGGGAACGTAATTAAAGTGAAGGTTACGATTGACCGTAAAAACCGAAGCGCCATAATTGATTTTACAGGTACTTCTCCACAACTCTCAAATAATTTCAATGCTCCTTCATCGGTTTGCATAGCTGCTGTACTTTACGCCTTCAGGACGCTTGTAAAAAGTGATATTCCCCTAAACGCAGGCTGCCTGAGACCGCTTGAAATTATTATTCCTGAGGGTTCCCTGTAAGACCAGAACCACCTGCTGCCGTTGTTGCAGGTAACGTTGAAACTTCGCAGTACATTGTTGATGCTCTTTTCGGAGCTCTTGGCACGCTTGCGGCTTCCCAGGGTACAATGAATAATTTCACTTTCGGGAATACCGATTTCCAGTATTATGAGACCATTTGCGGAGGTTCAGGAGCAGGCTCGGGTTTTTCAGGAACAGATGCCGTGCATACGCACATGACCAACTCCAGGATCACAGACCCTGAAATTCTTGAAACGAGGTTCCCGGTTTTGCTTGAGGAATTTTCCACCAGGGAAGGAAGTGGCGGAGACGGTAAATTTAGAGGGGGAAATGGGGTTGTCCGAAAGCTCAGGTTCCTGAAAGATATGAATGCTGCCATTCTTTCAAGCCACAGGAAATTCCCGCCTTTTGGGCTCAAAGGAGGAATGCCCGCAAGATGCGGAAGAAACGCAATTGTCCGCAGGGACGGCAATGTTCTTGAAATTGGAGGCCAGGCCGAAGTTGAACTGAAGGCCGGCGAGCTTTTTGTGATCGAAACGCCGGGAGGAGGAGGATATGGCAAGAAAGAAAAACTCGAAGGCTGATTATTAATAAAAACACTGATTATTAATAAAAACAAAACGATAGAATAATATGTTGTATCCTGAAATAATTTATCAGATTCAAAATCATTTGAAAGTTTAATACACGATACAACAACAGACAGCGCAAAAAGTTAAATGTTAAGTAAGTTCCAATTTCATTTTGGTATTATAAATTTCATATTGGTATTATAAATTTCATTTTGGTATTCATGCGTCTTCGGTTAAGTGAGGAATCGTGATGAATTGCGTCCATTTCTTCGACATTTGTCAAATATTTTAATAAATTATGAGCTGGAATAGGGTATCGATTTCACGTAAATAGACCAAAATTTAAGACGGCTCCTAATGCAAAATCGATAGCTTTCAGGCAAGAAAATTCCTTAACCGAAGACGCATGTATTGGTATTATAAATTTCATTTTGGTATTGTAAAATAATCATGTAAAATAAAACAATTAGAAGTTGAAGTAAAATAGTGGGTCAGATGTATACGATATATAATCAAGATAATAAAATTAAAAAGCGAAAAAAGTTTGGGATAAAACAGGGAAGACAAACCGAGTACAAATAACTTTATTCCGGGTTTTGGATTATTGAGAGGCTTAGTCTGTCTGTATGAGGGTGAAGGTTCATAAAAAAGTAATATAGAACTGATAGAACCGAGTTCATATTCTGAAAAGTAATAATTTTGTGATAAAACAAATTATTTTTGAACTTATAAAATTATTTCAGTATATAACGTTTCTCCATACAATTTGAAGAGGGTGCCTTTTTATAAATCCTTTTTACTGTTTCCTGCTTCGTTATTAAGAATCTTCAGGTAAAGGCGCATGATTTTCAGTCTTTCCTTGGCAATCTTTTTTGCAGTTTCAGTGTTCAACTTTTCAGGAATTGTGAAAGGTTTGTA harbors:
- a CDS encoding GNAT family N-acetyltransferase codes for the protein MGKSHTEIKGLKIRKMRRDEAEFAIQMATGEGWNPGIHDGEIFYETDPEGFFIAEVEGDPIGCASAVAYDDFFSFFGLYVVKPEFREKGIGTKLTEKSLEHLENRNIGLDGVLENEKKYQEFMKFKSFYSNLRFEGIGGGKVLDGLVKISDVSFKSLLEYDREMFPAPRSTFLEKWIKQPDSYAFAAVESGKLKGYGVIRKCQSGYKIGPLFADDTITAEEIFLALKASVPEEVIYLDVPEPNKKAMEIANKYGMTVMFKTIRMYSREEPDINLEKVYGVTTFELG